Within Bactrocera oleae isolate idBacOlea1 chromosome 6, idBacOlea1, whole genome shotgun sequence, the genomic segment AAATTTGGATGGAGTTTCTAAAatgtttataactttaagaGCGGGCAACTGAACCCTCGCATTTCATTGgtgttatatctatatatgtacatataatataatatacatataaagataccaattaatttacaatataatttatatacccagaacagggtatattaagtttgccacaaagtcatttgtcgaaactgtcgatatcggatcattatagcgtatagctacactagaaactgaacgatcgaaaacaagtgtttgtatgaaaaaaaaattttttgaaagaaatacatatcttcaagaaagctggtatggattattggttaagacaatggtgcaatctccgaagaaagtgTTTACATACtaaagtatatagctgccatacaaatgaccgatcaaaatcaagttctcataaggaatcttttgtatttgtgaagtgtattatagcttcggtgcaaccgtgtTAAGCTCTCAAAATAAAACTTGAGTTTTTTCctatttattacttaatttaattcatATGCAAAAACAATTCGATAAAATCTTcgcattattttttttgaaaacaccAACACATTTGCATTTATATGCGAAAATATGAAATTGGAATTTACGAGCCGCGATATTATTTGTGGTTTTCTGGGAAACGGATTGATAAGAAGTGTGTCAAGAACTCCAATGCTTTCAAACAGAATGCAAGCACAGTTTGATGCAAGCTCTCAGTACGTGATGTTCACTCGAGttcgtgttaaaaaaatataaaaaagttaatatcCAAAAGAGCAAATACTCCGCAACTTTTTCAAATACTTAATTTGTggcttaatattatatacaaaaaaaaaatttgttaaagaaaTGTCAAATCATTTGATAAACCAATTAATCGTGATCGCTTTGGCGATTCAGCTCAGGCAACTCTACGTAGCTGCCGACATACCGAATTGTGCATTTCGAGACACCGTTAGCCTGGCAAAAATACGATCAAATTCAGATGGTTCATATACTTATCAGGGCTTACGCATACCCCACAACATGACAGCCGCCTATAGCTATGATGAACTCTCCAATGGCACACGTGTTTCAGTACCAATACACATCAGGGGTTGTGCCTGTAAGCTGAAGCAATGCATACAGCTCTGTTGCTCGCCCAACGAGCTGTTGGAcgacaaaaccaaaaaatgcaTTAATAGGGACACCCGTGCTTACCCTAGGATTAACATTTTAACGGCAGAAGACAAGTTTAAAGAAATGATCGACGTATTTGAGGAGTTCGTACCGCAGCAGCGCATGCCTTGTGAGGAGTTCAAAATTCTCAACTCGGTACTGGTCGAAGATTACAATGTTCTCTATGAGGTAATGTTAGCGCAGGCATGGAAAAGAgaaatttgtgtaatttttgatatttttgaaattttaacaggACGGCACTATTTTTTACGTggttaaaagtaaatatataacatatcgTGATTTTTGCCTAACACCCTTTTGGTACAACAAAAAATGGAACTTGAATCCTGTCGAATGTTTTAAGAAAATCCAAATGAcgacttatatgtatatgacacGTTCGTAACTAAATTAGAAGACTACTATtgaaaattggttttattcATGTTTTGATTTGTAGTATTAACTATGTCGGTGCCGTTCCTCTTGGCCACAATTTGGGTGTATTTATACGTGCCTCAACTACGCTGTCTGCACAATAGCTGTCTCGTCTGTTTCCTTGGCACTTTCGCGGTCGGCAGTTTAATATTGTCGTCGGTGTTGTGGATCAGGTACAGTTGGGAAGCCTGTCAAGCAATGGGTGCGTACGAGATATCCAAACAATCCTTGTATAGGCTTCACTTCTTGTTATCTTGTTATCTTATAATTCTACCCTGTTGTAGGTGTCCTATGCTATTTCTTCATGATATCTGCTTTCTTTTGGCTGAATATTACTTGTTTCGACCTATGGTTGAGTGTACGTGGCATCAGATATGAGCTTCAGCCGAGCAGTCCCCGTTTGCGTTTCGTTTACTATTCGATTTATGTGTGGTCAGCAGCAGCGATTTTTGCACTTACCGCTATAACTAttgaatatacaaacataagcgACGCTTGGAAGCCAGGTTTTGGAAATGGTCAATGcttcataaaatgtaaataagtttgaataattaattttcgttttgtaatataattaagaatctttattttttacattattccAGCAAGAGACTGGTCAGCAATGCTATATTTTCAAGGTCCAAGCGGtttgttgaatttatttaatgttttctttttcacAATGAGTGTTATAAATTTGTATCAAATCAAAGAAGATTCATATGAGCTCAAGAAAGAGACGAGTCAACAGTACAAGTAAGTGGTTTATACAGTTTTACCcagtaattatatttatatgtaggtAGTTAATATTTTCGGCTTATATATCTCAAAGCTACTTtttaaaatgaaagtaaaaaatcGCTATACATAAattgattttaagaaaaaagtaaGCAGAGATTCAAATGacttaattcaaaaaatttagtttgtgTTAGGGTTTACTTCTTAattatttaacacaattttattagaTAACATAACAGATAATatcaatatatgtaattatttatatatttatttttatcaaacttgtcatcgattttttttaaatgattaatatgtacttttttattataatttttgttagctATTCTTATTACTTTTGCTTTAAACGtttcgtttaaaatttattttaatttattgaaaaaaatttaccgataaaaatcgataaatattttttttttttttagaattattttcaaaaaaatttagtggTTTTTATGTTACATTTATAATGTCCGCATTAATGCTACATTTTATTTCCCTATCAGAACAAATCAATATGTCATTTTTATGTTTCAATCGATTTTTTGGAGTACCGAATTTATATATGAGAAATACTATTGTGTCCAATACTATTTGATATctgttttgtatattatatatatttcataaaatcttATAACTagtttattaacttttttgataaaaaattttataatcttcCTGATGCAAATCGATGTTTTGTCGCCTTTTatctttcaatataattttcttatttttcatgCAATTATTTTGATCAAGCATATAATTTGTAGCGAACACTTATCAAACTGTTTTAAATACCAAAGCTTTTCCAAATTTAAATAATCTTGATTTAAAAACAATCGTAATTTACATTTGtccgaaatattgaaaaaaaagttttcaatcttcttttcttttcaaatttctacagttatgtaaatattaaaataccccTTAGATTTTTTTAGTTCAATAGCACTACAGATATTTAACACACGGTACCTTTTTATAATTATCTCAATGAATGCTCTTTTATAGACTTTCAACATTTCTACGCTTATTCCTGGTAATGGGTGTTTCATGGATTCTGGAGGTTTTTACCTACTTGTTTgcaaataataattcatttatcaTCGTAATAATCAATACGTTGAATGCCTCACAGggcataatattatttattgtgcTTGTGCTGAAGCGAAGAGTATTAATTTTGCTGAAGAATCGGTAAGTAATTGTCGAGGTgcaattatacttgtatgtgattATATAATCTTTAAAACTTTTAGGTGGAACAGAAGTATATGATGAGGAGATTCATAGGACAAAAACCCGCTAcaattatacatacttgtataaggtAAAATAAGTAGACATAACTGCACATTTTCGATAGCTGTTTACTATTTCATTCCGTACTGATTACGAGTACATCGATTTAGTGACGAATTACGGTTATGCCTCACaaataaagcaattaaaatatctgaCTTACTAAATGAGAATAAATATTCCGTTAGTTAAATATCTAAAGACAATATTTGCGAGCATAtagaatataaatttgttaaagcaaaacaaataatgatgttaaaatgttaaatttacttaaattacaACTTTGTGGGTATCAGTTGTTCTACGTTTACCCAGTATATCAGATTGTATGTTATGAGTTATCAGAAACATGACGTTCAGAAATTTGATATACGAaactatcaaatttttaattaagtataTGTGAACTCACTTCTAACAGAGGGTAGTtgacattttatataaaaaataaattataatacttTCGTAAAGTTTGTTTattctcttttaattttaaaaaattattagtttttaaaaacaatactcTGACTTCAAAATTGATAAAGTCTCACAGAACTGCATTTAAATACTGAA encodes:
- the LOC106621400 gene encoding G-protein coupled receptor Mth2, whose translation is MSNHLINQLIVIALAIQLRQLYVAADIPNCAFRDTVSLAKIRSNSDGSYTYQGLRIPHNMTAAYSYDELSNGTRVSVPIHIRGCACKLKQCIQLCCSPNELLDDKTKKCINRDTRAYPRINILTAEDKFKEMIDVFEEFVPQQRMPCEEFKILNSVLVEDYNVLYEDGTIFYVVKSKYITYRDFCLTPFWYNKKWNLNPVECFKKIQMTTYMYMTLLTMSVPFLLATIWVYLYVPQLRCLHNSCLVCFLGTFAVGSLILSSVLWIRYSWEACQAMGVLCYFFMISAFFWLNITCFDLWLSVRGIRYELQPSSPRLRFVYYSIYVWSAAAIFALTAITIEYTNISDAWKPGFGNGQCFIKSRDWSAMLYFQGPSGLLNLFNVFFFTMSVINLYQIKEDSYELKKETSQQYKLSTFLRLFLVMGVSWILEVFTYLFANNNSFIIVIINTLNASQGIILFIVLVLKRRVLILLKNRWNRSI